The stretch of DNA GGACATAATTTTTCATCCACTATCCTGTCAGAGCCGCAATGAAATTTTACTTTGTGTGGGTAAGATAACTAGGGAAGTAAATCAACCAGTTTCCACTAATATAAAAATCATTACACTGGAAACTACATGTTGGtagtcctttttttcttttttgtctttTGATACAAGAAGAGATGAAAAAAGAAAGACTAAAAATTGGGAAACGTCACACCCACAATATCAGCAAAAAGAATTGGGCCTAACTGCCTAAGCCCTCCGGAGGACTCTCAAGAGCATTTGAACCATAATGAGAGTGATCATGTTGACAGTTCTTTGATTCACTAATAACACTGCACGTTACCAACTGAAACTAGGTGGTCTTAGATTTCTTCTTTTTACGCTTTCCAGCAGATGCTGCAATGTATTCTTCTGCATCTATCTTCTCCATAGATCTTTGCTGTCCGAATTCCTTTGCCTTTTTCTGCAAAAGAGCAATATTGTGATGGTAGATCACCAAAAGATACTTGCATACATGCCCCAATTTTATTCCATCTACCATATACGCGTTGCGATGAATGTATAGAACAAATTCTTAATTACCTTCAAAGACACAGTGATTTCCGCTACATCATTTTTGTCGTCACCAGCACCACCAGCATTCTGTCTTGCAGGTTCCTATAGAGAAGACAAGGAGCAAATATGCAGTGACTTTAGTGTAAAAATATAGACAAGAAAAGGAGCTCCTGAACATGAGACAGCAAAGATCAAACCTCGGGTGGAATAAAAGCTGCTTCTCGTTTTCTCTTGTTTTCAGAAATCTTCTCTGCCTGTTTCTCCTGCTTCTCTTGCCATTTCTTAGCTAATTTCTTATTGTCACTCAGGAAGTATTCACCGCTTTCAAGTTGTAAATCAACCTAAATCCATGCAGAAAATTAGACAGAATGGCAAATTAATTGTGTTAATATTTTCCAAGAAAAAGAGACAAGACAGAGCTATGATAATGGAAGACGAACAATGGAACTGCAAACCCACATAGCCAACATCGGATTTACGATAATTACAGTTTGACTCCACTGGCAATCAAAATAGACATACAATCTCACCTTACTAGGCGGTTGTGGTGGAGGGAATGGTGTATAAGGTTTCTTCTCTTTGCTTTTAGGTTTCTTTTGTTTAACATTCTTCCTGAAAATGACAGCAAAAAAGTAGGAAAGGAACACGTAAAAAGACAATTCATAGATATACAAAAACTTTAAAGAAGCCCATAAAATTCCATACTTCTTAAACTGCGGGAGAAACCGATCCCAATTTTCATTCGCCAGTGATGGATCTTTTGCCAGTTCTCTCTTCATCATGAGGATCTACAATggggagaagaaaagaaaaagataatcaGGTTTCCcattaattacttttttggTCCAGCTGGAGCTTCTTGAAGAAAGGCATTTTTGACGAGTCTCAAACTGTCGAGCTTTTTGAAAAGAAGGCTTTTTGCTTCTTATTTAGTATTATTACAGAAcagtctctctttttttttctttttttttttaagattctttttctttttttaaggCAAAAAACTGAACAGTCTTTTTTTAGTGTTTACTGAAGGGGTGATTTTCTAAGTGAATAGTAAGCTACAATAAGTTGTGGGTCAATCAAGCACAACAACAatcgagaaaaaaaaatgtaatgcacaccatcacatattcacatataTGCTAGTATATTCACCTTAATATGGAACAATGGATGCATTTTATTCAGTATGCAATCCTCTACGATTCTCCTTAGTTGTTTTAGCCCTTTAAATGAACCCATTGCAGCAACTGTGTTTCCCTGCTCATTTTCCCGGCAAAGAGAATTTAGGTCAAGCCGTAATACTTTGAGAAAAGCAGATATATAAGTGAGCAATAAAAAGAAATGCAATTCCAAATTGCAAGCTAGGAAACAGAAGAAAGTGTGGGCAATACACATCAACCAAAATAGAATATGTATAACAAAAGATAACCTGGACAAGAATATAACAGCCGGTGACAATTTCCAAGGCCTGCATCAAACAGAAACAGTTGATTCTCTATTAAAGTTAAAGCTTAAAATCATTACATAATGTGTATCATAACCAAAGTAAATGCAGAGTTCAATGTAGTGAGAAATAGTATTACTAAAATAGACAACTTTATCCTAAAGTAATTGTCACCAAagaaattactccgtatattttgatttttcatgaGTTTTCAAGCAATGATGTTATTTGAAAATGCATTGTACTCATTTATTATCTTGACAACGGCCTTTTTATTGTCATTTGCATTTCACTCCCTTCTAAACTAAGCCATCAAATTCTCCAAACTAGAATTTGGGATAAAATGGAGTATAGTGACTAGGAGTAAGGGGGTTTCATCTTCTCCACAAGTACTTTCCCATGTTCCACGCTAATTTGTATCATTGTTTCCATTCTCTTAAATTCCTATTCCTCATTAACAAGCGATGATAATAGGCATATTTCCCAAGAGTAGGAAGTTACTTTATCCTATATTCCATAGGTGAAAGAACATAATTAATCGGTGACTCAACATATTGCCaaattaaattacttacacttcTATAAGAGTTATTCCTAAATCACAAAATGTCCCAATTTAAGATCATATGAGACAGGAATGTGATATTTTCTTGTGAAATTTTGGCTGGAAATTTCACCAGTAGTTGCAATATGCTAAATGAATAAAAACATATGTTGttcctagaaaaaaaaaattgatttgttttgtGAAAATTACTCTTTATTATCAGGATCACAAACCTTCAAAGTGGAAGAATTGGCACCCAAAAGAAGCTGCCTCCGTTTAACAAACCGCTCCTGCAAAAGGATTCAAGTTTAACAATGTTGGGATACTTTGTCACAAGTTACATCATATACATAAAAGTATCCCATGCGGCAAAATTTTTTAGTGGATATTATTCACTCAAAATGGAAGTTGCCCAAAGACCAAAACTCCAGAAAAATGAGTACTTAACTTCAAGTCAATTTAGCAATATGTACCTTGTTGCGGATCATGTTACCAATCTTGATGATGTCACATTGCATCTCATCATTCAGAATTTTAATTGCCTAGAAAATAACAACACAACAGTTGTGGTTTAA from Ipomoea triloba cultivar NCNSP0323 chromosome 7, ASM357664v1 encodes:
- the LOC116024480 gene encoding KRR1 small subunit processome component homolog: MSENENNVNSGEEEEEAEELKNRKQKHKGKHDKPKPWDDPSIDHWKVEKFDPSWNESGMLEVSSFSTLFPQYIEKYLQQCWPEVKGALKEHGIACELNLVEGSMTVSTTRKTRDPYIIVKARDLIKLLSRSVPARQAIKILNDEMQCDIIKIGNMIRNKERFVKRRQLLLGANSSTLKALEIVTGCYILVQGNTVAAMGSFKGLKQLRRIVEDCILNKMHPLFHIKILMMKRELAKDPSLANENWDRFLPQFKKKNVKQKKPKSKEKKPYTPFPPPQPPSKVDLQLESGEYFLSDNKKLAKKWQEKQEKQAEKISENKRKREAAFIPPEEPARQNAGGAGDDKNDVAEITVSLKKKAKEFGQQRSMEKIDAEEYIAASAGKRKKKKSKTT